TATTCGGGAGGCTACGGTACGTAGCCTCCCGAAAACCTGCACTCTTCATAGGAAGAGTACAGGGCCGGCGGCCGCTTCGACCCAGTGCACTTGCAACCACGGAGACGAAATCAACAGACGCCGGCGTTCGCGGCTCGAGCTCAAGAACCCAGCAAGAACCCAGCAAGAAGTGGGGCCGCGCGGATGGCCAATCCTACCAGCTGGGCTCAGACGGCCGTCAAGTCGGCTGCGCCAACTGCTCCACTCCGCTGCGCCCCAAGCGGGTGACTGCCGGCGCCCAGCCGGTTGGTCCGGCCAACCGCGCGGCCTCCGGCCGGCGGGACCCAGCAACCACCGAGGAAGCAAACATGATCGAGCATGGACACCTGACCGAGGAACAGTGGTTCGACCTCTGTCTTCGGGTCTACCGCCACCTGCGCCTCGGCGATCCCAAGCTCGCGATCGGCGCCCTGCAGGACGCCGGTTTCGACGAGTTCACCAAATCACGGGAGAGCTCCGATGTTGACCATGATGACTGACGTTCAGATGACCCGCCGCAAGCGGCTGGTCTTCATCCTCGACGAGAACGACACCGTCCTCTACAGCGGCGCCAAGGTCGCCCAGGCGATCGACTGGCTGATCGAGAACGGGCACGACAAGTGCACCGTCGAGGGCGAGAGCGAGGGCCTGCGCTTCGACATCGGCTTCGCCAGGTCGTAGCGAACCGGGCGGCTCGGGGCATGAGCTCCGGGCCGCCTTTTTTTTCGGGACCTGAGAAAACCCAGGCGTCCGGTAACATTGACGATCGCCAATGTTACCGGTACGATCGCACCGGTAACAATCGGAGGACCTGCACCATGGGCCGACGCGGATACCCGAAAGACCACCCCTACTACACCCCCAACGCCTACCAGCTTCCCATCAAACACCATTACCGGGACAGCGGTTGCGTCGCCCTCGGCCACGCGATCGCCAAGGCCCGATTCGCGGCCGACATGAAGCAAGGCGAGCTCGCCGACAAGCTCGGCGTCGCGCGCAGTCGGGTCGCCCAGTGGGAAGGCGCCAAACGGCCGGTGCCATGGAAGTTCATGGAGCCCTTGACCGATCTTTTCGGCACCCATGACGCCTGGGACGTCGAGCCCTACTCGATAGAGAAGAAGATTCCGCTGTTCGCCCGCATGGTCCGGTAACGATCGGGATCCCGAAGGTTACCGGTGAGATCCTACCGGTAACCTTCGGAGCTCGAAATGTTACCACGTCCGGATCGCCCCCCGGCGCTCGACACCGGGCGGGCTCGGGGCCTAAGCTCCGGGCCCGGAAGGCAACCCATGGCTAAACCCCAAGCACCGTTGTTGAGCCTCGGTGCCAGCGGCACCATCGCCAAGACCCTGACTTACGCCCGCTGGAAGGGCCGGGCCTACGTCAAGCACCACGTCGCCGGCAAGGACCCGCGGACGCCGGCGCAGGCCCGGGCCCGCGACACCTTCAAGACCGGCGATGCGCTTTGGGTGCCGGCGCCGGCGCTCTTCAAAGCGCCTTGGGACCGCTTCGCGGCCGGCCAGGTCAAGAGCGGCTACAACGCCTGGCTCGGGCGCTTCGTCCGGGATAACATCGGACGGACGGACCTCCTCAACACCACATTCTCGCCCGGCGCCGCCGGCGGCCTGGCGGCGAGCGCAATCGCTCTCACCGCCGGCGTGAGCTCCATAACCGTGGACTTCACCAACCCCGCGCCGCCCCTCGGTTGGACCCTGGAAAGCGCGATCGCCGCCGCCATCCGCGACGGCGATCCGGCCACGACGACCTTCCTCGAGGTGACCGCCGGCGAGGACGCCGTCGCGCAAGCCCAGGTCGTCCTGAGCGGGCTTACCGGCGGCGCGCTCTACGTCGTCGGCGCCTGGCTGCGCTGGCGCAAGCCGGACGGCTCGGTCGCCTACGGCCCGAGCCTCACGGGAACCGCAACGCCGGCGGCGGGGTTCACCGTCAACGCCGTGCACTTCGACGGCACGAACGACGTTCTGAAAAGGGCTGCCGGCTTGACCGGCGCCGTCGATGGACCGCCCTTCCTCTGGTCGATCTGG
The nucleotide sequence above comes from Cytophagales bacterium. Encoded proteins:
- a CDS encoding helix-turn-helix domain-containing protein, which translates into the protein MSSGPPFFSGPEKTQASGNIDDRQCYRYDRTGNNRRTCTMGRRGYPKDHPYYTPNAYQLPIKHHYRDSGCVALGHAIAKARFAADMKQGELADKLGVARSRVAQWEGAKRPVPWKFMEPLTDLFGTHDAWDVEPYSIEKKIPLFARMVR